A genomic segment from Necator americanus strain Aroian chromosome III, whole genome shotgun sequence encodes:
- a CDS encoding hypothetical protein (NECATOR_CHRIII.G8896.T1), whose amino-acid sequence MRQLEWDDMGVKVDGRQLHHLRFADDIALITPNISQAERMPTEIRRNMWMHRSSAESGKDDVHAKLMALGCPIYAHRNEHIGVH is encoded by the coding sequence atgcgacagttggaatgggacgacatgggagtgaaggttgacggtcggcagctacaccatttgcgctttgctgatgacatcgcactgataacacctaacatcagccaagcggaacgaatgccgACcgaaattcgacgaaacatgtggatgcatcggtcttcagctgaatctggaaaagacgatgttcatgcgaaaCTTATGgctctcggatgccccatttaTGCTCaccggaacgaacatatcggAGTGCACTAG
- a CDS encoding hypothetical protein (NECATOR_CHRIII.G8897.T1) produces MLGVSRFTQVRDGIRSPLLRQRSKIRDAAAFAKESKIRWAGHVMRFDDNRWIRAVSDWVPRDIKRTTGRPLTQWSDFFTKSLKEKYDALRVPHEKRNHWATLARDRDKWKNYWCPLDLFEDQRESR; encoded by the coding sequence atgctaggagtatcccgtttcacgcaagtgagggacgggattcgaagtcctctcctacgtcagcgatcgaagattagagacgccgccgcgtttgccaaggaaagtaaaataaggtgggccggacacgtgatgcgctttgatgacaaccgttggatcagagccgtgagcgactgggttcctcGCGacattaagcgcactacaggaagaccgctgacccaatggtcagatttcttcacgaagtccttgaaagaaaaatatgatgctcttcgtgtcccgcacgaaaagaggaaccactgggctactctggcacgcgatcgggacaaatggaagaattactggtgcccgctcgacctgttcgaagatcaacgggagtcaagatGA
- a CDS encoding hypothetical protein (NECATOR_CHRIII.G8895.T3), whose product MSTPGERNFSQKLMGLEACNLPMGFKIFMQNTVIEKTLLIPEESLVRYRNGKGLRWRSVLYARTLASEAAIEDLMMKAKKIKYDVIGLTETRRRHPLNAVYETGEELFLGTCHSRGVGGVGVLVNTSIAKNIDSFEQLTTRIGRLRMRRCGPTPALTIFVAYAPTSSYEEEEVEAFYIDLEKFYREDHAFYKVIIGHFNATIGPRRTPEELHIGTKTIHGNSQFQKPSSLRWTWESNGGGYGNEIDHIIVNKRFCLTDAAVVPKFYTGLDHRLLRGRFSFTRRAEKAAKFRWRNPRTIINWDLFTTLAGFGEDSAMDDIDEEYDRLVEHLHDCAKKAETARAAGNQELTSELARLCREAIKEDLKERRAEVLAEAGEAGKSIRYARRDFASRKTRMTALRNPKGTSIASRRGMEKIIYDFYSDLFDSHVHLSSHHLREDGQVISEVLPSEIRHAIVSVRNRTAPRPDRIRPEHLKNLPPVLINTLARLFTRYLSECKVPKQCKTVLLYKKGDPHQDIGNYRPICLLSVIYKLFTRVILNRIEKVLDEGQPCEQAGFRKGFSTIDHTHTVSKLTEVSREYKMPLCLTFIDLKKVFDCVSKASTTTSVSTESSRRPYSVHKATLENAMRQLEWDDMGVKVDGRQLHHLRFADDIALITPNISQAERMPTEIRRNMWMHRSSAESGKDDVHAKLMALGCPIYAHRNEHIGVH is encoded by the exons atgtccactccgggagaacggaacttctcccagaaactcatgggactagaggcttgcaacctgcccatgggttttaaaatttttatgcaaaacacagtaatagaaaagactctcctgattccggaggaaagcctggtacgctaccgaaacggaaaaggactaagatggcgatctgtactttacgcacgtacgcttgcatcggaagcagccatcgaagatctgatgatgaaagccaagaagatcaagtacgatgtcatcggactgaccgagacgagacgacgtcaccctctcaacgccgtatatgaaactggagaagaactgttcttaggaacatgccacagtagaggtgttggtggagttggcgtcctcgtcaacacgagtattgcaaagaacatcgactcttttgaacaacttacgacccgaatcggacgtctgcggatgagaagatgtggtccaacaccagctttgactatcttcgtcgcttacgctccaacatcaagctacgaagaagaagaagtcgaagctttctatatcgatctggagaagttctaccgagaagatcatgccttctacaaggtcataattggccaTTTCAACGCCAcaattggcccaagaagaacgccggaggaacttcacatcgggactaagaccatccatgggaactcgcaattccaaaagccttcctctctacgctggacgtgggagtcaaaCGGTGGAGGATAcggtaatgaaatagaccacatcatcgtcaataaaaggttctgcctgacggacgccgctgttgtaccaaagttctatacgggattggaccatcgcctcctccgaggaagattttccttcacaaggagagcagagaaagccgccaagttcagatggagaaatcccaggactatcatcaactgggatctcttcacaacgttagccggctttggggaagattccgcaatggacgacatcgacgaggaatatgaccggcttgtcgaacaccttcacgactgcgcgaagaaggctgaga cagcacgagccgcagggaaccaagaactcacgtccgagctcgcaaggctttgcagagaggcgataaaggaagaccttaaagagagaagagcagaagtgctggctgaagctggagaggcggggaaaagcatccgctatgcccgtcgagacttcgccagtcgcaagacaaggatgactgctctccggaacccaaagggaacatccattgcatcgagaagggggatggagaaaatcatctacgacttctactctgatctcttcgacagccatgtccacttgtcttctcaccatctgagggaagacggacaagtcatttcagaggttctcccgtccgaaatacgacatgctatcgtgtcggtaagaaatcgtacggcaccccgTCCCGatagaataagaccagaacacctgaagaaccttccgccagtactcatcaacaccctggcgaggctcttcacaCGTTATCtatcggaatgcaaggttcctaaacagtgcaagactgtgttgttgtataaaaagggagatccacatcaagacatcggcaactatcgtccaatctgcttactgtccgtcatctacaagctctttacaagggtgatccttaataggattgaaaaagtcttggatgaaggacagccatgcgagcaagcagggtttcgaaaaggattcagcacgattgaccacactcacactgtttcgaaactcaccgaggtatcacgagagtacaagatgccgctctgtctcaccttcatcgacttgaaaaaggTCTTCGACTGTGTGTCCAAGGCCTCCACGACcacttccgtctcaactgagtcgtcaaggcgtccctactcagtacataaag ccaccctcgagaacgcaatgcgacagttggaatgggacgacatgggagtgaaggttgacggtcggcagctacaccatttgcgctttgctgatgacatcgcactgataacacctaacatcagccaagcggaacgaatgccgACcgaaattcgacgaaacatgtggatgcatcggtcttcagctgaatctggaaaagacgatgttcatgcgaaaCTTATGgctctcggatgccccatttaTGCTCaccggaacgaacatatcggAGTGCACTAG
- a CDS encoding hypothetical protein (NECATOR_CHRIII.G8895.T2) → MTALRNPKGTSIASRRGMEKIIYDFYSDLFDSHVHLSSHHLREDGQVISEVLPSEIRHAIVSVRNRTAPRPDRIRPEHLKNLPPVLINTLARLFTRYLSECKVPKQCKTVLLYKKGDPHQDIGNYRPICLLSVIYKLFTRVILNRIEKVLDEGQPCEQAGFRKGFSTIDHTHTVSKLTEVSREYKMPLCLTFIDLKKVFDCVSKASTTTSVSTESSRRPYSVHKGTSRVVQ, encoded by the coding sequence atgactgctctccggaacccaaagggaacatccattgcatcgagaagggggatggagaaaatcatctacgacttctactctgatctcttcgacagccatgtccacttgtcttctcaccatctgagggaagacggacaagtcatttcagaggttctcccgtccgaaatacgacatgctatcgtgtcggtaagaaatcgtacggcaccccgTCCCGatagaataagaccagaacacctgaagaaccttccgccagtactcatcaacaccctggcgaggctcttcacaCGTTATCtatcggaatgcaaggttcctaaacagtgcaagactgtgttgttgtataaaaagggagatccacatcaagacatcggcaactatcgtccaatctgcttactgtccgtcatctacaagctctttacaagggtgatccttaataggattgaaaaagtcttggatgaaggacagccatgcgagcaagcagggtttcgaaaaggattcagcacgattgaccacactcacactgtttcgaaactcaccgaggtatcacgagagtacaagatgccgctctgtctcaccttcatcgacttgaaaaaggTCTTCGACTGTGTGTCCAAGGCCTCCACGACcacttccgtctcaactgagtcgtcaaggcgtccctactcagtacataaaggtacttcgagagttgtacagtaa
- a CDS encoding hypothetical protein (NECATOR_CHRIII.G8895.T1), protein MSTPGERNFSQKLMGLEACNLPMGFKIFMQNTVIEKTLLIPEESLVRYRNGKGLRWRSVLYARTLASEAAIEDLMMKAKKIKYDVIGLTETRRRHPLNAVYETGEELFLGTCHSRGVGGVGVLVNTSIAKNIDSFEQLTTRIGRLRMRRCGPTPALTIFVAYAPTSSYEEEEVEAFYIDLEKFYREDHAFYKVIIGHFNATIGPRRTPEELHIGTKTIHGNSQFQKPSSLRWTWESNGGGYGNEIDHIIVNKRFCLTDAAVVPKFYTGLDHRLLRGRFSFTRRAEKAAKFRWRNPRTIINWDLFTTLAGFGEDSAMDDIDEEYDRLVEHLHDCAKKAESFKRSRGACLFKLLS, encoded by the coding sequence atgtccactccgggagaacggaacttctcccagaaactcatgggactagaggcttgcaacctgcccatgggttttaaaatttttatgcaaaacacagtaatagaaaagactctcctgattccggaggaaagcctggtacgctaccgaaacggaaaaggactaagatggcgatctgtactttacgcacgtacgcttgcatcggaagcagccatcgaagatctgatgatgaaagccaagaagatcaagtacgatgtcatcggactgaccgagacgagacgacgtcaccctctcaacgccgtatatgaaactggagaagaactgttcttaggaacatgccacagtagaggtgttggtggagttggcgtcctcgtcaacacgagtattgcaaagaacatcgactcttttgaacaacttacgacccgaatcggacgtctgcggatgagaagatgtggtccaacaccagctttgactatcttcgtcgcttacgctccaacatcaagctacgaagaagaagaagtcgaagctttctatatcgatctggagaagttctaccgagaagatcatgccttctacaaggtcataattggccaTTTCAACGCCAcaattggcccaagaagaacgccggaggaacttcacatcgggactaagaccatccatgggaactcgcaattccaaaagccttcctctctacgctggacgtgggagtcaaaCGGTGGAGGATAcggtaatgaaatagaccacatcatcgtcaataaaaggttctgcctgacggacgccgctgttgtaccaaagttctatacgggattggaccatcgcctcctccgaggaagattttccttcacaaggagagcagagaaagccgccaagttcagatggagaaatcccaggactatcatcaactgggatctcttcacaacgttagccggctttggggaagattccgcaatggacgacatcgacgaggaatatgaccggcttgtcgaacaccttcacgactgcgcgaagaaggctgagagttttaaaagatcaagaggcgcctgtctcttcaaactcttgagctga